In Balaenoptera acutorostrata chromosome 19, mBalAcu1.1, whole genome shotgun sequence, the following proteins share a genomic window:
- the CIC gene encoding protein capicua homolog isoform X8, producing MYSAHRPLVPASGAASRGLGMFVWTNVEPRSVAVFPWHSLVPFLAPSQPDPSVQPSEAQQPASHLVASNQSKEPAESAAVAHEQPPGGTGNADPGRPPGATCPESPGPGPPHTLGVVEPGKGTLPTTEEEAPGPPGEPRLDSETESDHDDAFLSIMSPEIQLPLPPGKRRTQSLSALPKERDSSSEKDGRSPNKREKDHIRRPMNAFMIFSKRHRALVHQRHPNQDNRTVSKILGEWWYALGPKEKQKYHDLAFQVKEAHFKAHPDWKWCNKDRKKSSSEAKPTSLGLAGGHKEPRERSMSETGTAAAPGVSSELLSVTAQTLLSSDTKAPGSSSCGAERLHAVGGPASARPRAFSHSGVHSLDGGEVDSQALQELTQMVSGPASYSGPKPSTQYGAPGPFAAPGEGGTLAASGRPPLLPTRASRSQRAASEDMTSDEERMVICEEEGDDDVIADDGFSTTDIDLKCKERVTDSESGDSSGEDPEGSKGFGRKVFSPVIRSSFTHCRPSLDPEPPGPPDPPAGFGKGYGPTPSSSSSPASSSASAATSFPLGSGTFKAQESGQGSTTGPLRPPPPGTGGPATPKATRFLPTDPATFRRKRPESVGGLEPPGPSVIAAPPSGGGSVLQTLVLPSNKEEREGSGARMPSAPAPSLAYGAPAAPLSRPAATMVTNVVRPVSSTPVPIASKPFPTSGRAEASPNDTAGARTETVAGSRAPGGSPLGVSLVYSDKKSGAATSTAPHLVAGPLLGTVGKAPATVTNLLVGAPGYGAPAPPAVQFIAQGGPGSGTAAGSGAGAGSGPNGPMPLGILQPGPLGKAGGITQVQYILPTLPQQLQVAPAPAPAPGTKAAAPSGPAPTTSIRFTLPPGTSTNGKVLAATAPTPGIPILQSVPSAPPPKAQSVSPVQAPPPGGSAQLLPGKVLVPLATPSMSVRGGGAGQPLPLVSPPFSVPVQNGAQPPSKIIQLTPVPVSTPSGLVPPLSPATLPGPASQPQKVLLPSSTRITYVQSAGGHALPLGTSPASSQAGTVTSYGPTSSVALGFTSLGPSGPAFVQPLLSGQAPLLAPGQVGVSPVPSPQLPPTCAAPSGPVITAFYPGSPVPTSSAPLAQPSQAPPGLVYTVATNTTPPAATILPKGPPAPATATPAPTSPFPSATAGSMTYSLVAPKAQRPTPKAPQKVKAAIASIPVGSFEAGAPGRPGPAPRQPLEPGPAREPPASESELEGRPTTPAPPLPPETWAPPARSSPPPPPPAEERTSAKGPETMASKFPSSSSDWRVPGLGLESRGEPPTPPSPAPAPAPAPGSSGSSSEGSSGRAAGDTPERKEAASAGKKVKVRPPPLKKTFDSVDKVLSEVDFEERFAELPEFRPEEVLPSPTLQSLATSPRAILGSYRKKRKNSTDLDSAPEDPTSPKRKMRRRSSCSSEPNTPKSAKCEGDIFTFDRTGTEAEDVLGELEYEKVPYSSLRRTLDQRRALVMQLFQDHGFFPSAQATAAFQARYADIFPSKVCLQLKIREVRQKIMQAATPTEQPPGAEAPLPGPPPTVTAAAPVPTPSPAGGPDPTSPGSDSGTAPAAPPLPPPPEPGPGQPGWEGPPQPSPPPSGPSTAATGR from the exons AACCTGCTGAGTCGGCGGCTGTTGCTCACGAGCAGCCACCAGGCGGGACGGGGAATGCTGACCCCGGGCGGCCCCCTGGAGCTACATGCCCTGAGAGCCCAGGGCCCGGACCCCCCCACACTTTGGGGGTGGTGGAACCTGGAAAGGGCACCCTTCCCACCACGGAGGAGGAGGCCCCTGGTCCTCCAGGAGAGCCCCGGCTGGACAGTGAGACAGAGAGTGACCACGATGATGC CTTCCTCTCCATCATGTCTCCTGAGATCCAGTTGCCTCTGCCGCCTGGGAAACGCCGGACGCAGTCTCTCAGCGCCCTGCCCAAGGAACGAGACTCATCTTCAGAGAAGGATGGACGCAGCCCCAACAAG AGGGAGAAGGACCATATCCGGCGGCCCATGAATGCCTTCATGATCTTCAGCAAGCGGCACCGGGCCCTGGTCCACCAGCGTCACCCCAACCAGGACAACCGGACCGTCAGTAAGATCCTGGGCGAGTGGTGGTACGCTCTGGGGCCCAAGGAGAAGCAGAAGTACCACGACCTGGCCTTCCAG GTGAAAGAGGCCCACTTTAAGGCCCACCCAGACTGGAAGTGGTGCAACAAGGACCGGAAGAAGTCCAGCTCAGAGGCCAAGCCTACAAGCCTGGGGCTGGCAGGAGGGCACAAGGAGCCAAGGGAGCGGAGCATGTCGGAGACAGGCACCGCCGCTGCCCCTGGAG TGTCCTCGGAGCTCCTGTCCGTCACAGCCCAGACGCTCTTGAGCTCGGACACCAAGGCTCCGGGGAGCAGCTCCTGTGGGGCAGAACGTCTGCACGCAGTCGGCGGACCTGCCTCAGCCCGGCCCCGAGCCTTCTCCCACAGCGGGGTCCACAGCCTGGATGGTGGGGAAGTAGACAGCCAGGCACTACAGGAACTGACTCAG ATGGTGTCTGGCCCTGCATCCTACTCTGGCCCAAAGCCTTCCACCCAATATGGGGCTCCAGGCCCCTTTGCGGCCCCCGGTGAGGGAGGCACTCTGGCAGCCAGTGGGCGGCCCCCACTGCTGCCCACCCGGGCCTCCCGTTCCCAGCGCGCAGCCAGTGAGGACATGACCAGTGACGAGGAACGCATGGTCATCTGTGAGGAGGAAGGGGATGATGATGTCATTG CTGACGATGGCTTCAGCACCACTGACATTGACCTCAAGTGCAAGGAGCGGGTGACCGACAGCGAGAGCGGAGACAGCTCTGGGGAGGACCCAGAGGGCAGCAAG GGCTTTGGTCGGAAGGTGTTCTCGCCTGTGATCCGTTCCTCCTTTACTCACTGCCGTCCATCGCTGGACCCTGAGCCCCCAGGGCCCCCAGATCCACCTGCAGGCTTCGGCAAAGGCTACGGGCCCACCCCATCCTCCTCATCCTCGCCTGCCTCCTCCTCAGCCTCAGCAGCCACCTCCTTCCCGCTGGGCTCAGGGACCTTCAAGGCCCAGGAGTCAGGTCAGGGCAGCACAACAGGTCCCCTACGGCCCCCACCCCCTGGAACTGGGGGCCCAGCAACACCTAAGGCCACCCGGTTTCTCCCCACGGATCCTGCCACCTTCCGGCGCAAGAGACCTGAAAGCGTGGGGGGCCTGGAGCCACCAGGCCCCTCAGTCATTGCGGCACCTCCCAGCGGGGGAGGAAGTGTTCTGCAGACACTGGTCCTGCCCTCAAACAAGGAGGAACGGGAGGGCAGTGGAGCTCGCATGCCCTCGGCCCCAGCCCCATCGCTGGCCTATGGGGCCCCAGCAGCCCCCCTGTCCCGCCCGGCCGCCACCATGGTCACCAATGTGGTGCGGCCTGTCAGCAGCACTCCTGTGCCCATCGCCTCTAAGCCTTTCCCCACTTCTGGCCGGGCAGAAGCGTCTCCAAATGACACGGCCGGTGCCAGGACTGAGACAGTCGCTGGGTCCCGGGCACCTGGGGGCTCCCCACTGGGCGTCAGCTTAGTGTATTCGGACAAGAAGTCGGGAGCAGCCACCTCAACAGCCCCACATCTGGTGGCTGGACCCCTACTGGGCACTGTGGGGAAGGCGCCTGCCACTGTCACCAACCTGCTGGTGGGCGCCCCGGGCTATGGGGCCCCAGCGCCCCCCGCTGTCCAGTTCATTGCCCAGGGGGGCCCTGGCAGCGGGACGGCTGCGGGCTCAGGAGCAGGTGCTGGGAGTGGGCCCAATGGGCCAATGCCCCTGGGCATCCTGCAGCCAGGTCCCCTGGGCAAGGCTGGGGGAATCACCCAGGTGCAGTACATTCTGCCCACGCTGCCCCAGCAACTTCAAGTGGCGCCTGCCCCAGCACCAGCCCCTGGGACCAAGGCAGCGGCTCCCAGCGGCCCTGCACCCACCACCAGCATCCGTTTCACCCTCCCGCCGGGCACCTCCACCAACGGCAAAGTCCTGGCTGCCACCGCACCCACTCCTGGCATCCCCATCCTGCAGTCCGtaccctccgccccgccccccaaaG CCCAGTCAGTTTCTCCTGTGCAGGCCCCACCCCCGGGTGGCTCAGCCCAGCTGCTACCTGGGAAGGTACTAGTGCCCTTGGCCACCCCTAGCATGTCAGTGCGGGGAGGAGGGGCCGGCCAGCCGCTGCCCCTGGTGAGCCCACCCTTCTCAGTACCTGTGCAGAACGGTGCTCAGCCACCCAGCAAG ATCATCCAGCTGACTCCAGTGCCTGTGAGCACACCCAGCGGCCTGGTGCCGCCCCTCAGCCCGGCCACGCTCCCAGGACCCGCCTCTCAGCCTCAGAAGGTTCTGCTGCCCTCCTCCACCAG AATCACCTACGTGCAGTCAGCAGGCGGGCATGCGCTGCCCCTGGGCACCAGTCCTGCGTCCAGTCAGGCTGGAACAGTCACCTCGTACGGACCCACGAGCTCAGTAGCCCTAGGCTTCACCTCGCTGGGGCCCAGCGGCCCCGCCTTCGTGCAGCCCCTGCTTTCAG gCCAAGCCCCATTGCTGGCTCCTGGCCAGGTGGGCGTGTCACCCGtgcccagcccccagctgcctcCCACCTGCGCAGCCCCCAGTGGTCCCGTCATCACAGCGTTTTACCCTGGCAGCCCCGTACCCACCTCCTCAGCACCCCTGGCCCAGCCATCCCAGGCCCCCCCCGGCCTGGTCTACACCGTGGCCACCAACACCACCCCACCTGCTGCCACCATCCTGCCCAAGGGCCCACCGGCCCCCGCCACTGCCACCCCGGCCCCTACCAGCCCTTTCCCTAGTGCCACAG CAGGCTCCATGACCTACAGTTTAGTGGCCCCCAAGGCCCAGCGGCCCACCCCCAAGGCCCCCCAGAAAGTGAAGGCGGCCATCGCCAGCATTCCCGTGGGCTCCTTTGAGGCAGGTGCCCCTGGGCGGCCAGGCCCTGCGCCCCGGCAGCCGTTGGAACCTGGCCCAGCTCGTGAGCCCCCTGCATCCGAGTCAGAGCTTGAGGGACGGCCAACAACACCAGCCCCTCCACTGCCCCCAGAGACCTGGGCTCCCCCGGCCCGGAGCAGTCCCCCGCCGCCCCCACCTGCTGAGGAGCGGACCAGTGCCAAGGGCCCTGAGACCATG GCCAGCAAATTCCCCAGCTCATCTTCAGACTGGCGTGTCCCCGGGCTGGGCCTGGAGAGCCGAGGGGagcctcccacccctcccagcccGGCCCcggctccagccccagcccctggtagcagcggcagcagcagtgAGGGCAGCAGTGGGAGGGCAGCTGGGGACACCCCCGAGCGCAAGGAGGCGGCTAGTGCTGGCAAGAAGGTCAAGGTGCGGCCCCCGCCCCTGAAGAAGACCTTTGACTCTGTGGACAA GGTCCTGTCGGAGGTGGACTTCGAAGAGCGCTTTGCTGAGCTGCCCGAGTTTCGGCCTGAGGAGGTCTTGCCCTCGCCCACCCTGCAGTCTCTGGCCACCTCACCCCGGGCCATCCTGGGCTCCTACCGCAAGAAGAGGAAGAACTCCACTG ACCTGGACTCAGCCCCCGAGGACCCCACCTCGCCCAAGCGTAAGATGAGGAGACGCTCCAGTTGCAGCTCGGAGCCCAACACCCCCAAGAGTGCCAAGTGCGAGGGGGACATCTTCACTTTTGACCGTACAG GTACAGAAGCGGAGGATGTGCTCGGGGAGCTGGAATACGAGAAGGTGCCATACTCGTCGCTGCGGCGCACCCTGGACCAGCGCCGGGCCCTCGTCATGCAGCTCTTCCAGGACCATGGCTTCTTCCCGTCAG CCCAGGCCACGGCAGCCTTCCAGGCCCGCTACGCAGACATCTTCCCCTCTAAGGTCTGTCTGCAGCTGAAGATCCGTGAGGTGCGCCAGAAGATCATGCAGGCGGCCACTCCCACGGAGCAGCCCCCGGGAGCCGAGGCCCCCCTCCCAGGACCGCCCCCCACTGTCACTGCTGCTGCCCctgtccccactcccagccctgctGGGGGCCCTGACCCCACCTCACCTGGCTCGGACTCTGGCACGGCCCCGGCTGCCCCGCCATTGCCTCCGCCCCCAGAGCCGGGGCCCGGACAGCCTGGCTGGGAGGGGCCCCCCCAACCCTCACCACCCCCCTCTGGTCCCTCCACAGCTGCCACAGGCAGGTGA
- the CIC gene encoding protein capicua homolog isoform X7 produces MYSAHRPLVPASGAASRGLGMFVWTNVEPRSVAVFPWHSLVPFLAPSQPDPSVQPSEAQQPASHLVASNQSKEPAESAAVAHEQPPGGTGNADPGRPPGATCPESPGPGPPHTLGVVEPGKGTLPTTEEEAPGPPGEPRLDSETESDHDDAFLSIMSPEIQLPLPPGKRRTQSLSALPKERDSSSEKDGRSPNKREKDHIRRPMNAFMIFSKRHRALVHQRHPNQDNRTVSKILGEWWYALGPKEKQKYHDLAFQVKEAHFKAHPDWKWCNKDRKKSSSEAKPTSLGLAGGHKEPRERSMSETGTAAAPGVSSELLSVTAQTLLSSDTKAPGSSSCGAERLHAVGGPASARPRAFSHSGVHSLDGGEVDSQALQELTQMVSGPASYSGPKPSTQYGAPGPFAAPGEGGTLAASGRPPLLPTRASRSQRAASEDMTSDEERMVICEEEGDDDVIADDGFSTTDIDLKCKERVTDSESGDSSGEDPEGSKGFGRKVFSPVIRSSFTHCRPSLDPEPPGPPDPPAGFGKGYGPTPSSSSSPASSSASAATSFPLGSGTFKAQESGQGSTTGPLRPPPPGTGGPATPKATRFLPTDPATFRRKRPESVGGLEPPGPSVIAAPPSGGGSVLQTLVLPSNKEEREGSGARMPSAPAPSLAYGAPAAPLSRPAATMVTNVVRPVSSTPVPIASKPFPTSGRAEASPNDTAGARTETVAGSRAPGGSPLGVSLVYSDKKSGAATSTAPHLVAGPLLGTVGKAPATVTNLLVGAPGYGAPAPPAVQFIAQGGPGSGTAAGSGAGAGSGPNGPMPLGILQPGPLGKAGGITQVQYILPTLPQQLQVAPAPAPAPGTKAAAPSGPAPTTSIRFTLPPGTSTNGKVLAATAPTPGIPILQSVPSAPPPKAQSVSPVQAPPPGGSAQLLPGKVLVPLATPSMSVRGGGAGQPLPLVSPPFSVPVQNGAQPPSKIIQLTPVPVSTPSGLVPPLSPATLPGPASQPQKVLLPSSTRITYVQSAGGHALPLGTSPASSQAGTVTSYGPTSSVALGFTSLGPSGPAFVQPLLSGQAPLLAPGQVGVSPVPSPQLPPTCAAPSGPVITAFYPGSPVPTSSAPLAQPSQAPPGLVYTVATNTTPPAATILPKGPPAPATATPAPTSPFPSATAGSMTYSLVAPKAQRPTPKAPQKVKAAIASIPVGSFEAGAPGRPGPAPRQPLEPGPAREPPASESELEGRPTTPAPPLPPETWAPPARSSPPPPPPAEERTSAKGPETMASKFPSSSSDWRVPGLGLESRGEPPTPPSPAPAPAPAPGSSGSSSEGSSGRAAGDTPERKEAASAGKKVKVRPPPLKKTFDSVDNRVLSEVDFEERFAELPEFRPEEVLPSPTLQSLATSPRAILGSYRKKRKNSTDLDSAPEDPTSPKRKMRRRSSCSSEPNTPKSAKCEGDIFTFDRTGTEAEDVLGELEYEKVPYSSLRRTLDQRRALVMQLFQDHGFFPSAQATAAFQARYADIFPSKVCLQLKIREVRQKIMQAATPTEQPPGAEAPLPGPPPTVTAAAPVPTPSPAGGPDPTSPGSDSGTAPAAPPLPPPPEPGPGQPGWEGPPQPSPPPSGPSTAATGR; encoded by the exons AACCTGCTGAGTCGGCGGCTGTTGCTCACGAGCAGCCACCAGGCGGGACGGGGAATGCTGACCCCGGGCGGCCCCCTGGAGCTACATGCCCTGAGAGCCCAGGGCCCGGACCCCCCCACACTTTGGGGGTGGTGGAACCTGGAAAGGGCACCCTTCCCACCACGGAGGAGGAGGCCCCTGGTCCTCCAGGAGAGCCCCGGCTGGACAGTGAGACAGAGAGTGACCACGATGATGC CTTCCTCTCCATCATGTCTCCTGAGATCCAGTTGCCTCTGCCGCCTGGGAAACGCCGGACGCAGTCTCTCAGCGCCCTGCCCAAGGAACGAGACTCATCTTCAGAGAAGGATGGACGCAGCCCCAACAAG AGGGAGAAGGACCATATCCGGCGGCCCATGAATGCCTTCATGATCTTCAGCAAGCGGCACCGGGCCCTGGTCCACCAGCGTCACCCCAACCAGGACAACCGGACCGTCAGTAAGATCCTGGGCGAGTGGTGGTACGCTCTGGGGCCCAAGGAGAAGCAGAAGTACCACGACCTGGCCTTCCAG GTGAAAGAGGCCCACTTTAAGGCCCACCCAGACTGGAAGTGGTGCAACAAGGACCGGAAGAAGTCCAGCTCAGAGGCCAAGCCTACAAGCCTGGGGCTGGCAGGAGGGCACAAGGAGCCAAGGGAGCGGAGCATGTCGGAGACAGGCACCGCCGCTGCCCCTGGAG TGTCCTCGGAGCTCCTGTCCGTCACAGCCCAGACGCTCTTGAGCTCGGACACCAAGGCTCCGGGGAGCAGCTCCTGTGGGGCAGAACGTCTGCACGCAGTCGGCGGACCTGCCTCAGCCCGGCCCCGAGCCTTCTCCCACAGCGGGGTCCACAGCCTGGATGGTGGGGAAGTAGACAGCCAGGCACTACAGGAACTGACTCAG ATGGTGTCTGGCCCTGCATCCTACTCTGGCCCAAAGCCTTCCACCCAATATGGGGCTCCAGGCCCCTTTGCGGCCCCCGGTGAGGGAGGCACTCTGGCAGCCAGTGGGCGGCCCCCACTGCTGCCCACCCGGGCCTCCCGTTCCCAGCGCGCAGCCAGTGAGGACATGACCAGTGACGAGGAACGCATGGTCATCTGTGAGGAGGAAGGGGATGATGATGTCATTG CTGACGATGGCTTCAGCACCACTGACATTGACCTCAAGTGCAAGGAGCGGGTGACCGACAGCGAGAGCGGAGACAGCTCTGGGGAGGACCCAGAGGGCAGCAAG GGCTTTGGTCGGAAGGTGTTCTCGCCTGTGATCCGTTCCTCCTTTACTCACTGCCGTCCATCGCTGGACCCTGAGCCCCCAGGGCCCCCAGATCCACCTGCAGGCTTCGGCAAAGGCTACGGGCCCACCCCATCCTCCTCATCCTCGCCTGCCTCCTCCTCAGCCTCAGCAGCCACCTCCTTCCCGCTGGGCTCAGGGACCTTCAAGGCCCAGGAGTCAGGTCAGGGCAGCACAACAGGTCCCCTACGGCCCCCACCCCCTGGAACTGGGGGCCCAGCAACACCTAAGGCCACCCGGTTTCTCCCCACGGATCCTGCCACCTTCCGGCGCAAGAGACCTGAAAGCGTGGGGGGCCTGGAGCCACCAGGCCCCTCAGTCATTGCGGCACCTCCCAGCGGGGGAGGAAGTGTTCTGCAGACACTGGTCCTGCCCTCAAACAAGGAGGAACGGGAGGGCAGTGGAGCTCGCATGCCCTCGGCCCCAGCCCCATCGCTGGCCTATGGGGCCCCAGCAGCCCCCCTGTCCCGCCCGGCCGCCACCATGGTCACCAATGTGGTGCGGCCTGTCAGCAGCACTCCTGTGCCCATCGCCTCTAAGCCTTTCCCCACTTCTGGCCGGGCAGAAGCGTCTCCAAATGACACGGCCGGTGCCAGGACTGAGACAGTCGCTGGGTCCCGGGCACCTGGGGGCTCCCCACTGGGCGTCAGCTTAGTGTATTCGGACAAGAAGTCGGGAGCAGCCACCTCAACAGCCCCACATCTGGTGGCTGGACCCCTACTGGGCACTGTGGGGAAGGCGCCTGCCACTGTCACCAACCTGCTGGTGGGCGCCCCGGGCTATGGGGCCCCAGCGCCCCCCGCTGTCCAGTTCATTGCCCAGGGGGGCCCTGGCAGCGGGACGGCTGCGGGCTCAGGAGCAGGTGCTGGGAGTGGGCCCAATGGGCCAATGCCCCTGGGCATCCTGCAGCCAGGTCCCCTGGGCAAGGCTGGGGGAATCACCCAGGTGCAGTACATTCTGCCCACGCTGCCCCAGCAACTTCAAGTGGCGCCTGCCCCAGCACCAGCCCCTGGGACCAAGGCAGCGGCTCCCAGCGGCCCTGCACCCACCACCAGCATCCGTTTCACCCTCCCGCCGGGCACCTCCACCAACGGCAAAGTCCTGGCTGCCACCGCACCCACTCCTGGCATCCCCATCCTGCAGTCCGtaccctccgccccgccccccaaaG CCCAGTCAGTTTCTCCTGTGCAGGCCCCACCCCCGGGTGGCTCAGCCCAGCTGCTACCTGGGAAGGTACTAGTGCCCTTGGCCACCCCTAGCATGTCAGTGCGGGGAGGAGGGGCCGGCCAGCCGCTGCCCCTGGTGAGCCCACCCTTCTCAGTACCTGTGCAGAACGGTGCTCAGCCACCCAGCAAG ATCATCCAGCTGACTCCAGTGCCTGTGAGCACACCCAGCGGCCTGGTGCCGCCCCTCAGCCCGGCCACGCTCCCAGGACCCGCCTCTCAGCCTCAGAAGGTTCTGCTGCCCTCCTCCACCAG AATCACCTACGTGCAGTCAGCAGGCGGGCATGCGCTGCCCCTGGGCACCAGTCCTGCGTCCAGTCAGGCTGGAACAGTCACCTCGTACGGACCCACGAGCTCAGTAGCCCTAGGCTTCACCTCGCTGGGGCCCAGCGGCCCCGCCTTCGTGCAGCCCCTGCTTTCAG gCCAAGCCCCATTGCTGGCTCCTGGCCAGGTGGGCGTGTCACCCGtgcccagcccccagctgcctcCCACCTGCGCAGCCCCCAGTGGTCCCGTCATCACAGCGTTTTACCCTGGCAGCCCCGTACCCACCTCCTCAGCACCCCTGGCCCAGCCATCCCAGGCCCCCCCCGGCCTGGTCTACACCGTGGCCACCAACACCACCCCACCTGCTGCCACCATCCTGCCCAAGGGCCCACCGGCCCCCGCCACTGCCACCCCGGCCCCTACCAGCCCTTTCCCTAGTGCCACAG CAGGCTCCATGACCTACAGTTTAGTGGCCCCCAAGGCCCAGCGGCCCACCCCCAAGGCCCCCCAGAAAGTGAAGGCGGCCATCGCCAGCATTCCCGTGGGCTCCTTTGAGGCAGGTGCCCCTGGGCGGCCAGGCCCTGCGCCCCGGCAGCCGTTGGAACCTGGCCCAGCTCGTGAGCCCCCTGCATCCGAGTCAGAGCTTGAGGGACGGCCAACAACACCAGCCCCTCCACTGCCCCCAGAGACCTGGGCTCCCCCGGCCCGGAGCAGTCCCCCGCCGCCCCCACCTGCTGAGGAGCGGACCAGTGCCAAGGGCCCTGAGACCATG GCCAGCAAATTCCCCAGCTCATCTTCAGACTGGCGTGTCCCCGGGCTGGGCCTGGAGAGCCGAGGGGagcctcccacccctcccagcccGGCCCcggctccagccccagcccctggtagcagcggcagcagcagtgAGGGCAGCAGTGGGAGGGCAGCTGGGGACACCCCCGAGCGCAAGGAGGCGGCTAGTGCTGGCAAGAAGGTCAAGGTGCGGCCCCCGCCCCTGAAGAAGACCTTTGACTCTGTGGACAA CAGGGTCCTGTCGGAGGTGGACTTCGAAGAGCGCTTTGCTGAGCTGCCCGAGTTTCGGCCTGAGGAGGTCTTGCCCTCGCCCACCCTGCAGTCTCTGGCCACCTCACCCCGGGCCATCCTGGGCTCCTACCGCAAGAAGAGGAAGAACTCCACTG ACCTGGACTCAGCCCCCGAGGACCCCACCTCGCCCAAGCGTAAGATGAGGAGACGCTCCAGTTGCAGCTCGGAGCCCAACACCCCCAAGAGTGCCAAGTGCGAGGGGGACATCTTCACTTTTGACCGTACAG GTACAGAAGCGGAGGATGTGCTCGGGGAGCTGGAATACGAGAAGGTGCCATACTCGTCGCTGCGGCGCACCCTGGACCAGCGCCGGGCCCTCGTCATGCAGCTCTTCCAGGACCATGGCTTCTTCCCGTCAG CCCAGGCCACGGCAGCCTTCCAGGCCCGCTACGCAGACATCTTCCCCTCTAAGGTCTGTCTGCAGCTGAAGATCCGTGAGGTGCGCCAGAAGATCATGCAGGCGGCCACTCCCACGGAGCAGCCCCCGGGAGCCGAGGCCCCCCTCCCAGGACCGCCCCCCACTGTCACTGCTGCTGCCCctgtccccactcccagccctgctGGGGGCCCTGACCCCACCTCACCTGGCTCGGACTCTGGCACGGCCCCGGCTGCCCCGCCATTGCCTCCGCCCCCAGAGCCGGGGCCCGGACAGCCTGGCTGGGAGGGGCCCCCCCAACCCTCACCACCCCCCTCTGGTCCCTCCACAGCTGCCACAGGCAGGTGA